In one window of Nakamurella sp. PAMC28650 DNA:
- a CDS encoding SsgA family sporulation/cell division regulator: MALQPTALRHHSVVARTGMTLIADAADIDVDAELTFHSRDPFAIRVIFSVPSAPAVEWVFARELLIDGVSAPAGTGDVQVFPCHDGIVFELNSPSGRARLLADAEVLTRFAQNTLDVVPLGAESKYFDLDHEIALLADLQLPGTPQS; encoded by the coding sequence ATGGCCCTCCAGCCCACCGCCCTTCGCCACCACTCGGTGGTTGCTCGGACCGGCATGACGTTGATCGCCGACGCTGCTGACATCGACGTGGACGCCGAACTGACCTTCCACAGCCGGGACCCGTTCGCCATCAGGGTGATCTTCTCGGTGCCGTCCGCTCCAGCGGTCGAGTGGGTCTTCGCCCGCGAACTCCTGATCGACGGCGTCAGTGCCCCCGCCGGCACCGGCGACGTCCAGGTGTTCCCCTGCCACGACGGCATCGTCTTCGAGTTGAACTCCCCCAGCGGCCGCGCCCGTCTGCTCGCGGATGCCGAGGTGCTGACCCGCTTCGCGCAGAACACCCTGGACGTGGTGCCCCTGGGCGCCGAGTCGAAGTACTTCGATCTCGACCACGAAATCGCCCTGCTGGCCGATCTGCAGCTGCCGGGCACCCCACAGAGCTGA
- a CDS encoding SDR family NAD(P)-dependent oxidoreductase: MSKIIVITGASDGIGAAAARQLHADGHTVVVVGRSPDKTRRVADSIGAEHFVADFTELTTVRELAASLQQRYPRIDVLASNAGGVFGSRDKTVDGFEKTFQVNHLAPFLLTNLLLPTLLKSHASVIQTASIAARLYGKLDIDDLNNDRRYSANKAYGDSKLENILFTRELDARYRTQGISAVAFHPGIVGSGFAAETTSRAMRLMYGNPLVKPFLKSTHQGADQLIWLSATSPGKTWEPGNYYEKRKIATRVNLQSNDAHLARQLWEKSEALLDIQS; this comes from the coding sequence ATGTCCAAGATCATCGTCATCACCGGCGCCAGTGACGGGATCGGCGCAGCCGCCGCACGGCAGTTGCACGCAGACGGCCACACGGTCGTCGTCGTTGGCCGATCGCCCGACAAAACCCGCCGCGTCGCCGACTCGATCGGTGCCGAGCACTTCGTCGCCGACTTCACCGAGCTCACGACGGTGCGCGAACTCGCGGCCAGTCTCCAGCAGCGCTACCCGAGGATCGACGTGCTCGCCAGCAACGCCGGCGGTGTCTTCGGTTCGCGTGACAAGACCGTCGACGGGTTCGAGAAGACCTTCCAGGTCAATCATCTCGCCCCGTTCCTGCTGACCAACCTGCTGCTACCCACGCTGCTCAAGAGCCATGCCAGCGTCATCCAGACGGCCAGCATCGCCGCGCGCCTCTACGGCAAGCTCGACATCGACGACCTCAACAATGATCGCCGCTACTCGGCCAACAAGGCCTACGGCGACTCCAAACTGGAGAACATCCTGTTCACCAGAGAACTGGACGCCCGATACCGAACGCAAGGAATCAGCGCCGTCGCGTTCCATCCCGGCATCGTCGGCTCGGGCTTCGCCGCCGAGACCACCAGCCGTGCCATGCGGTTGATGTACGGCAACCCGCTGGTCAAACCATTCCTCAAATCCACCCACCAAGGAGCCGACCAGCTCATCTGGCTGTCCGCGACCAGTCCGGGCAAGACCTGGGAGCCGGGCAACTACTACGAGAAACGAAAGATCGCGACCCGTGTCAACCTGCAGTCCAATGACGCGCACCTGGCCCGGCAACTGTGGGAGAAAAGCGAAGCCCTCCTCGACATCCAGAGCTGA
- a CDS encoding TetR/AcrR family transcriptional regulator, translating to MTSDATVKRIGNSRGSGSDLREEILAAAERLLAMSGPRDTVTLRAIAREAGIAAPSIYPHFRDRDAILDAVVDRTFVGLADTCHSAAAGAPRGVERVTAISLAYLGFARRNPGQYRILFERSPGNIASPPHRYPEGIDAFGVLTSALEDVAAQGSRGDLDPTTSAQSLFVALHGIATLPPALPGFPWLAEPVLVGNVIGKIVGVVSGEEFG from the coding sequence ATGACTTCTGATGCCACCGTCAAACGGATCGGCAACAGCCGTGGATCCGGCAGCGATCTGCGTGAGGAGATTCTCGCCGCAGCCGAGCGACTCCTGGCCATGTCCGGACCGCGGGATACCGTCACCCTGCGTGCGATCGCCCGGGAGGCCGGCATCGCCGCGCCCTCGATCTACCCGCATTTCCGCGATCGGGACGCAATCCTGGATGCCGTGGTCGATCGCACGTTCGTAGGACTCGCCGACACCTGCCACAGCGCCGCAGCGGGAGCGCCCCGGGGCGTCGAACGGGTCACGGCGATCAGCCTGGCCTACCTCGGGTTCGCTCGGCGCAACCCCGGGCAGTACCGCATCCTGTTCGAGCGCTCACCGGGGAACATCGCTTCGCCGCCGCACCGATATCCCGAAGGAATCGACGCGTTCGGAGTACTGACCAGCGCGCTCGAGGACGTCGCAGCTCAGGGCTCGCGAGGCGACCTCGATCCGACAACGAGTGCTCAATCGCTGTTCGTCGCGCTGCACGGCATTGCCACATTGCCACCAGCCCTGCCCGGATTCCCATGGCTGGCCGAACCCGTGCTCGTCGGCAACGTGATTGGAAAAATAGTCGGCGTGGTATCAGGTGAAGAATTCGGCTAG
- a CDS encoding VWD domain-containing protein, with the protein MDLRRALPVPLLAGFALFVGSLLAPAAHADQPGGLGVTVQTGANDQPVVVLTNQGTASCQVSPMALGTIDLTGVHQAGRMVEAIAMIPSFDEDLGFTISQHLRLLPAGASLRVPLDEVGTGPTGHALRTVSWSSAVTVGALYPFDPARPLTLAASYTAPDLTVTGRPLCEAGIAATGTAVTTGPAAAALTAPGDALSDHPTNWLLWVVLGTVALFAVVLAWVLTQRRRSRRRAGAGAMAVVLLAAAIGFGSPPAKAEATVTGGPGVANGVAGCLAGFNTPGGDPADIMNTLNKPSVHVTINLDTSGNNGENRIDPQNIFIYWDPDDTSMLSGHVPRIPCDELYHELFHASQDTTPQGVDVHECFDGSGNGTGIAIKEVEATKAENMLRRNRHETLRTVYGPNPLPPGKCRPSRPGDPLCHPSLGCPLPPSRAGQTTADPHVTTFDGRRLDFQAAGEFVVNKDIASVDPATAFQVQVREEPWRNSRQVGVNTAMAANVAGDRVEVFVQDGQMEVRVNSANHPLSSGPLPEGGDLIYTPRKAGPFLTIDWPDHSYTLVTMYSRSLTLIVVPAPIHNGHLTGLLADADGNPADDLHLASGSATGAPTYDDLYPKFAESLRITQQNSLFTYGPGTSTQTYTDRTFPDRNSAPSPRRAWAESACALYGITDPISLQNCVVDLANTGNSEFLAASMLTQANATSFQLGGGGTTLAVTKAGQQITVPFRGTAGQKLYVDVVASTLPSGCGWLRLQDPTGKLLAAGCIINGKGGIDVVVLPVTGSYLVVVDPPAGATGSVSMRLVSATDQQGGLTIDGPPAAIAVTAAGGLGRLTFSGQKGEVVYAGVPTSTLPDSCGSVSIQDLQQHRLGSGCVINGVGSIDRVTLPATGTYAFVLDPADAVTGSMQVRLTSATDQIGTIGVDGPTVTATIAQPGAVALLTFSGSVGERVYVDASGGTLADQCGVIFLRDPTGNTANGGCVIGGKGDIDATLLKENGTYTIVVDPSAADLGSVQLRVFRDTDQQGAISINGPAVTAAISQPGAVSRFTFQGSAGQKVAVSATGATFTGGCSVLQLKDAADQTLTSGCVLSGHGNTDVVDLPSTGTFTVVLDLGGGGIGQAQLQLTSG; encoded by the coding sequence ATGGATCTCAGACGTGCTCTGCCGGTGCCTCTGCTCGCCGGGTTTGCCCTGTTCGTCGGTTCCCTGCTCGCGCCTGCTGCGCATGCGGACCAACCGGGCGGTCTCGGTGTCACGGTGCAGACTGGCGCCAACGACCAACCGGTGGTGGTGCTGACCAACCAGGGGACCGCGTCGTGTCAGGTCAGCCCGATGGCCCTGGGCACCATCGACCTGACGGGTGTTCACCAGGCCGGCAGGATGGTCGAGGCGATCGCGATGATCCCATCCTTCGACGAGGACCTCGGTTTCACCATCTCGCAGCACCTGAGGCTGCTCCCGGCCGGAGCGTCCCTGCGGGTGCCGCTGGACGAGGTCGGCACTGGACCGACCGGGCACGCACTGCGGACGGTTTCGTGGTCATCGGCGGTGACGGTCGGGGCGCTCTACCCGTTCGATCCGGCCAGGCCACTGACGCTTGCTGCCTCCTACACTGCACCAGATCTCACGGTCACCGGCCGGCCGCTGTGCGAGGCAGGCATTGCGGCCACCGGCACAGCGGTGACGACGGGTCCAGCTGCCGCCGCGCTCACCGCCCCGGGTGACGCCCTCTCCGATCACCCGACCAACTGGCTGCTGTGGGTTGTGCTCGGCACGGTGGCGCTGTTTGCGGTGGTGCTGGCGTGGGTGCTGACACAACGCAGGCGAAGCCGTCGTCGGGCCGGAGCCGGTGCGATGGCGGTGGTGCTGCTGGCCGCCGCCATCGGGTTCGGATCACCCCCTGCCAAGGCGGAGGCGACGGTGACCGGCGGGCCTGGCGTTGCGAACGGCGTCGCCGGCTGCTTGGCGGGGTTCAACACCCCCGGCGGTGACCCGGCCGACATCATGAACACCCTGAACAAGCCGTCCGTCCACGTCACGATCAACCTGGACACCTCAGGAAACAACGGCGAGAACCGGATCGACCCACAGAACATCTTCATCTACTGGGACCCCGATGACACCTCGATGCTGAGCGGACACGTCCCCCGGATCCCCTGCGACGAGCTGTATCACGAGCTGTTCCATGCCTCCCAGGACACCACCCCTCAGGGCGTCGACGTCCACGAATGTTTCGACGGGTCCGGCAATGGGACCGGGATTGCCATCAAGGAAGTGGAAGCCACCAAGGCCGAGAACATGCTCAGAAGGAACAGACACGAAACGTTGCGGACCGTGTACGGGCCAAACCCGCTGCCGCCGGGCAAGTGTCGGCCGTCCCGGCCCGGTGACCCCCTGTGCCACCCCAGCCTCGGCTGCCCACTACCCCCGAGTAGGGCGGGTCAGACCACTGCCGACCCGCATGTGACGACCTTCGATGGTCGACGACTGGACTTCCAGGCTGCCGGCGAGTTCGTCGTCAACAAGGACATTGCCTCCGTAGACCCGGCCACCGCCTTCCAGGTCCAGGTCCGTGAGGAGCCCTGGCGCAACAGCAGACAGGTCGGCGTCAACACGGCCATGGCAGCCAATGTGGCCGGCGACCGGGTGGAGGTGTTCGTCCAGGACGGCCAGATGGAGGTACGGGTGAACTCCGCGAACCACCCGCTGAGCTCCGGCCCACTTCCCGAAGGCGGCGACCTCATCTACACCCCGAGGAAGGCCGGTCCATTTCTTACCATCGACTGGCCCGACCATTCCTACACGCTGGTGACCATGTACAGCCGTTCGCTCACCCTGATCGTGGTGCCCGCACCGATCCACAACGGACACCTGACGGGTCTGCTCGCCGACGCCGACGGCAATCCGGCCGACGACCTGCATCTCGCCTCCGGATCGGCCACCGGCGCGCCGACCTACGACGACCTGTACCCCAAGTTCGCGGAGAGCCTGCGCATCACGCAGCAGAACTCGCTTTTCACCTACGGCCCTGGCACCAGCACGCAGACCTACACCGACCGCACCTTCCCGGACCGCAACTCGGCCCCGTCGCCGAGGCGGGCCTGGGCCGAATCCGCCTGCGCCCTCTACGGAATCACCGATCCGATATCGTTGCAGAATTGCGTGGTAGACCTGGCGAACACCGGCAATTCAGAATTCCTGGCCGCCTCGATGCTCACCCAGGCAAATGCGACCAGCTTCCAGCTCGGCGGCGGTGGCACCACCCTTGCCGTCACGAAGGCGGGGCAGCAGATCACAGTCCCCTTCCGTGGTACTGCCGGTCAGAAGTTGTACGTCGACGTGGTGGCCAGTACGTTGCCCTCCGGCTGCGGCTGGCTGCGGCTGCAGGATCCGACGGGCAAGCTGTTGGCGGCCGGCTGCATCATCAACGGCAAGGGCGGCATCGACGTCGTGGTGCTGCCGGTGACCGGAAGCTATCTGGTCGTGGTCGATCCGCCGGCCGGCGCGACCGGCTCTGTTTCGATGCGGCTGGTGTCGGCGACCGACCAGCAGGGCGGACTGACCATCGACGGTCCGCCGGCAGCCATCGCCGTCACCGCCGCGGGCGGCCTGGGCCGCCTGACCTTCAGTGGACAGAAGGGCGAGGTGGTCTACGCCGGCGTTCCCACCTCGACCCTGCCCGACTCCTGTGGATCGGTCTCGATCCAGGACCTGCAGCAGCACCGGTTGGGCAGTGGTTGCGTCATCAACGGTGTCGGTTCGATCGATCGGGTGACGTTGCCCGCCACCGGCACCTACGCCTTCGTGCTGGATCCGGCTGATGCAGTCACCGGCAGTATGCAGGTCAGGCTGACCAGCGCCACCGACCAGATCGGCACCATCGGTGTCGACGGGCCGACGGTGACCGCCACGATAGCTCAGCCAGGAGCTGTTGCGCTGCTGACGTTTTCGGGGTCAGTCGGAGAAAGGGTATACGTCGACGCGAGCGGGGGCACCCTTGCAGACCAGTGCGGCGTCATCTTCCTTCGCGACCCGACCGGCAACACGGCCAACGGCGGATGTGTGATCGGCGGCAAGGGCGACATCGATGCCACCCTCCTGAAGGAGAACGGTACCTACACGATCGTTGTCGATCCGTCCGCCGCCGATCTCGGCAGCGTTCAACTCCGAGTGTTCAGGGACACCGATCAGCAGGGCGCGATCAGCATCAACGGGCCAGCGGTGACCGCTGCCATTTCTCAGCCGGGTGCGGTCTCCAGGTTCACCTTCCAGGGCTCCGCCGGGCAGAAGGTCGCGGTGAGCGCGACAGGCGCCACCTTCACCGGCGGCTGTAGTGTGCTGCAGCTCAAGGACGCGGCCGACCAGACCCTCACCAGCGGCTGCGTTCTCAGCGGTCACGGCAACACCGACGTTGTCGACCTGCCGAGCACCGGAACCTTCACCGTCGTTCTGGACCTCGGCGGCGGTGGAATCGGGCAGGCGCAACTCCAGTTGACTTCCGGGTGA
- a CDS encoding NAD(P)/FAD-dependent oxidoreductase has protein sequence MSRPLRVAIVGAGMSGLGLGMRLVKAGHADFTIFEQATDLGGTWHHNSYPGLACDVPSRFYTYASEPNPDWTQFFPGGREIWAYFDRVAERYGLRDHIRFGDAVTAATWDGSRWAVTSRSGDQGLFDVLVTATGVLNIPHFPDIQGLSDFSGPVMHSARWDHAVDLADQRVGVIGNSSTGVQIISALAPEARRLAVFLRTPQWILPLPNWHYTAFGRRVVGRSKRISRLAYRLYKWVFELTFGEATVHPGWQRTVMSALCRWHLRRVKDPELRRKLTPDFEPMCKRIVMGLGFYRAVQRPNVDVVTDAIERIVPEGVVTADGILHRLDALVLATGFDAQAFMRPLALTGVDGVTLDQAWAEDPYAYRSVALPGFPNFFMLVGPHSPFGNFSVIPIAEAQADYIMKWVKMLAEGPIRSMSPRPEPTAAYNADLAEAMPSTIWMSGCASWYLDKHGRPNTFPGTPAQHRALLREPNLAHFDLDESNTGPPRTAPDSRNDPAHRSTPDVSGSASSTSASSFRVG, from the coding sequence ATGTCCCGTCCACTGCGCGTCGCAATCGTCGGCGCCGGCATGTCCGGTCTGGGCCTGGGCATGCGACTGGTCAAGGCCGGCCATGCCGACTTCACCATTTTCGAGCAGGCCACGGATCTTGGCGGGACGTGGCACCACAACAGCTATCCGGGGCTGGCCTGCGATGTCCCGTCCCGGTTCTACACGTACGCGTCCGAACCCAACCCCGACTGGACCCAGTTCTTCCCCGGGGGCCGCGAGATCTGGGCCTACTTCGACCGGGTCGCCGAGCGCTACGGGCTGCGCGATCACATCCGATTCGGCGACGCAGTGACGGCGGCGACGTGGGATGGAAGTCGGTGGGCGGTGACCTCCCGGTCCGGCGACCAGGGACTGTTCGATGTCCTGGTCACCGCCACCGGAGTCCTGAACATCCCCCATTTCCCGGATATCCAGGGCCTTTCCGACTTCAGCGGGCCGGTGATGCACTCGGCACGGTGGGATCACGCCGTCGACCTCGCCGACCAGCGCGTCGGCGTCATCGGCAACAGTTCCACCGGCGTGCAGATCATCAGTGCGCTGGCGCCCGAAGCGCGGCGCCTGGCGGTGTTCCTGCGGACTCCGCAGTGGATCCTGCCCCTGCCGAACTGGCACTACACCGCCTTCGGACGGCGGGTGGTGGGCCGGTCGAAGCGGATCAGCCGGCTGGCCTACCGCCTGTACAAATGGGTGTTCGAGCTGACCTTCGGAGAGGCCACGGTCCATCCGGGGTGGCAGCGCACCGTGATGTCGGCCTTGTGCCGGTGGCACCTGCGACGGGTGAAGGATCCGGAACTGCGCAGGAAGCTGACGCCCGACTTCGAACCGATGTGCAAGCGCATCGTCATGGGCCTCGGGTTCTACCGCGCGGTGCAACGCCCGAACGTCGACGTCGTGACCGACGCGATCGAGCGGATCGTCCCGGAAGGTGTGGTGACGGCGGACGGGATCCTCCACCGACTCGACGCGCTGGTGCTGGCCACCGGCTTCGACGCCCAGGCGTTCATGCGGCCGCTCGCTCTCACCGGCGTGGACGGTGTCACGCTCGACCAGGCGTGGGCCGAGGATCCGTATGCCTACCGGAGCGTGGCGCTCCCTGGTTTTCCCAACTTCTTCATGCTCGTCGGGCCGCACAGCCCGTTCGGCAACTTCTCCGTCATCCCGATCGCGGAGGCCCAGGCCGACTACATCATGAAGTGGGTGAAGATGCTGGCCGAAGGTCCGATCCGCTCGATGTCGCCGCGTCCGGAACCGACCGCGGCCTACAACGCCGACCTCGCCGAGGCGATGCCCAGCACCATCTGGATGTCCGGATGTGCGAGCTGGTACCTGGACAAACACGGCAGGCCCAACACCTTTCCGGGGACGCCCGCGCAGCACCGCGCTCTGCTGCGCGAGCCGAACCTCGCACACTTCGACCTTGACGAATCGAACACCGGCCCGCCTCGCACCGCACCCGACAGCCGAAATGATCCAGCCCACCGATCTACGCCGGACGTCAGTGGGAGCGCGAGTTCGACCTCGGCAAGTTCGTTCCGGGTCGGGTAG
- a CDS encoding DUF4386 domain-containing protein: protein MTTTVQSFTTIATRRLPRDTLRRSSLAAGVFYLITFVSIPTLSLYRAARNPNFILGSGPDAPVLVGGILELIVALAGIGTAVALYPVIRRQNQSLALGFVGLRVLEAATIFTGVTSILSVVDLRKAGGGTGALDTARALIAQHDWIFLLGQGTLPAVNALLLGTLMYRSGLVPRLLPIIGLVGAPILLASVAAKYFGLYDELSGWSLVGALPIAVWEFSLGIYLTFKGFRPSRITADLAEAGATTSPRSRIRASETAAAQGNRVIP, encoded by the coding sequence ATGACAACGACCGTCCAATCCTTCACCACCATTGCGACGAGGCGACTTCCGCGGGACACACTGCGGCGGAGTTCACTGGCCGCCGGTGTGTTCTACCTGATCACCTTCGTCTCGATCCCCACCCTTTCCCTCTATCGCGCGGCCCGGAACCCGAACTTCATCCTCGGTTCCGGTCCGGACGCACCCGTCCTGGTCGGCGGCATCCTGGAACTGATCGTGGCTCTGGCCGGTATCGGAACCGCCGTCGCGCTCTACCCGGTGATCAGACGACAGAATCAAAGCCTGGCGTTGGGTTTCGTCGGACTCCGGGTCCTGGAAGCAGCAACGATCTTCACCGGGGTCACCAGTATCCTGTCGGTGGTCGATCTGCGAAAGGCCGGCGGCGGAACGGGTGCGCTCGATACCGCGCGTGCACTGATCGCCCAGCACGACTGGATATTCCTGCTCGGCCAGGGCACCCTGCCGGCCGTCAACGCCCTACTGCTCGGCACCCTGATGTACCGCTCGGGCCTGGTGCCACGTCTCCTCCCGATCATCGGACTCGTCGGCGCGCCCATCCTCCTGGCCTCCGTTGCCGCGAAGTACTTCGGTCTCTACGACGAGCTGTCCGGGTGGTCCCTCGTCGGCGCCCTACCCATTGCGGTGTGGGAGTTCTCGCTCGGGATCTACCTGACCTTCAAGGGATTCCGGCCGTCCCGCATCACCGCCGACCTGGCCGAAGCGGGTGCCACCACATCACCGAGGTCGAGAATCCGAGCAAGCGAGACGGCAGCAGCGCAGGGGAACCGGGTGATCCCTTGA
- a CDS encoding LuxR C-terminal-related transcriptional regulator codes for MSRDFRSGSGAAPAEMVVADQEQFRQLPAMIALYRAALALALGDLGATERHARRAVDLSDEHDLGRASAAGLLGLALWTTGDLEAAHSAYDDCSAGLMRAGYVADTLGCAIALADIRVTQGRLGEATRSLERAMQRANTTGPALPGTADMHVGLSALDCERNQLPSAREHLSASQELGENAGLPQNRYRWRVAMAQILEVEGDLNGALQMLDDAERFYVGDFFPNVKPIPALRTRVWIAQGKLLAALSWARERDLHTHDDLTYVREFEHITLARLHLAQSSAHRDDRDADDVLGFLERLSRAAEEGQRAGSVIEISVLQALWYQSRDQRAAAAASLQRALGLAEPEGYVRAFTAHGGPMVRLLRATADRGAYVERLLGAMNPTVAAIDSGRTVDDGLIERLSDREMDVLRLLATDLSGPDISRRLFVSLNTMRTHTGSIYAKLGVNSRRAAVRRAMELGLLSEPEGR; via the coding sequence GTGTCGCGAGACTTCCGCTCCGGTTCGGGAGCAGCACCCGCCGAGATGGTGGTGGCCGATCAGGAGCAATTCCGCCAACTCCCGGCGATGATCGCGCTGTACCGGGCCGCGCTGGCCCTGGCGCTCGGCGACCTCGGGGCGACCGAGCGCCATGCCCGTCGGGCGGTCGACCTGTCCGACGAGCACGATCTCGGGCGCGCCTCTGCCGCCGGCTTGTTGGGGCTCGCACTGTGGACGACCGGGGACCTCGAGGCGGCGCACTCGGCGTACGACGACTGTTCAGCCGGACTGATGCGGGCCGGGTACGTCGCCGACACCCTGGGGTGCGCGATCGCGTTGGCCGATATCCGAGTGACGCAAGGACGTCTCGGTGAGGCCACCCGATCGCTCGAACGGGCCATGCAGCGGGCGAACACGACCGGACCGGCCCTGCCGGGAACGGCGGACATGCACGTCGGGCTCAGCGCCCTGGACTGCGAGCGGAACCAGCTGCCCAGCGCCAGGGAGCACCTGTCGGCAAGCCAGGAGTTGGGCGAGAACGCCGGACTCCCGCAGAACCGATACCGGTGGCGGGTCGCGATGGCCCAGATCCTGGAAGTGGAAGGCGATCTGAACGGCGCGCTTCAGATGCTCGACGACGCGGAGCGCTTCTACGTCGGAGACTTCTTTCCCAACGTCAAGCCGATCCCGGCCCTGCGGACCCGGGTGTGGATCGCGCAGGGCAAGCTGCTCGCTGCGCTGAGCTGGGCGCGCGAAAGGGACCTGCACACCCACGACGACCTCACCTACGTGCGCGAGTTCGAGCACATCACGCTGGCCAGACTGCACCTGGCCCAGTCCTCCGCCCATCGCGACGATCGGGATGCTGACGACGTTCTCGGGTTCCTGGAACGACTCAGCCGTGCGGCGGAGGAAGGGCAGCGTGCGGGCAGCGTCATCGAGATCTCCGTGCTGCAGGCGCTCTGGTACCAATCCAGAGACCAGAGGGCAGCCGCTGCGGCATCCCTGCAACGAGCCCTCGGCCTGGCCGAGCCCGAGGGATACGTCCGCGCGTTCACCGCCCATGGTGGGCCCATGGTCCGACTGCTCCGCGCCACCGCCGACCGTGGGGCGTACGTCGAACGACTTCTCGGCGCCATGAATCCGACCGTGGCCGCGATCGATTCCGGCAGGACCGTCGATGACGGCCTGATCGAGCGGCTCAGCGACCGCGAGATGGACGTGTTGCGGCTGCTGGCCACCGACTTGAGCGGTCCCGACATCTCGCGACGGCTCTTCGTGTCCCTGAACACCATGCGGACCCACACCGGCAGCATCTACGCCAAGCTCGGCGTGAACAGTCGCCGGGCCGCGGTGCGCAGAGCCATGGAACTCGGCTTGCTCTCCGAGCCCGAAGGGCGCTGA
- a CDS encoding alpha/beta fold hydrolase, giving the protein MTTSTTAIRELTAQGLGTVGVQVTDRGAGRPVLLLHGGGGHRTVSGLAEQLVTVLDLRVLTPTHPGFEGTARPAKLESIGGLAALYLALCDQLDLTDVTVIGNSIGGWIAAEMAIIGSPRLARVVLIGATGIEVPGHPVAQISFLPIDAVMRLSYHDPEPFRVDPTTLPPDADTIMAANMAALDVYGGQSGANPALLQRLSTVGPATLVLWGDSDQIVDPDYGRAYADAIPGAEFRLLTRTGHLPQIETPDQVLGAIADFLTSHAAWTHDYTVETTVPPAAVWATLRDLHSGTKIAETSDTIVLQGPFAVGTELLATPHGADFSIRGLITEVVEGETFALRAAVNGLLVTARHTLTPLGHGGTRITHHSEITGPRAETLGPQIGPRITDDHPRAMEDLLAAAQARSV; this is encoded by the coding sequence GTGACGACATCCACCACCGCCATCCGCGAACTCACCGCGCAAGGTCTCGGCACGGTCGGGGTCCAGGTCACCGACCGGGGCGCCGGCCGGCCGGTCCTCCTCCTGCATGGCGGTGGCGGCCACCGCACCGTGAGCGGACTGGCCGAACAGCTCGTCACCGTTCTCGACCTGCGCGTCCTCACCCCGACGCACCCCGGGTTCGAGGGCACGGCGCGACCAGCAAAGCTCGAATCGATCGGCGGCCTCGCGGCGCTCTACCTGGCGCTCTGCGATCAGCTCGATCTCACCGACGTCACCGTCATCGGCAACTCGATCGGCGGCTGGATCGCAGCTGAGATGGCGATCATCGGTTCACCCCGCCTCGCACGTGTCGTGCTCATCGGCGCCACCGGCATCGAGGTACCCGGCCATCCTGTCGCCCAGATCTCCTTCCTACCGATCGATGCCGTCATGCGGCTGAGCTACCACGATCCGGAGCCGTTCCGGGTCGACCCGACCACCCTTCCCCCGGACGCCGATACGATCATGGCGGCGAACATGGCGGCCCTCGACGTCTACGGTGGGCAGTCGGGTGCCAATCCCGCTCTGCTCCAACGCCTTTCGACCGTCGGTCCGGCAACCTTGGTGCTGTGGGGAGACAGCGACCAGATCGTCGACCCCGACTACGGGCGTGCCTACGCCGACGCCATCCCCGGAGCCGAGTTCCGGTTGCTCACCCGCACCGGCCATCTCCCGCAGATCGAGACGCCGGATCAGGTTCTGGGCGCAATCGCCGACTTCCTCACCTCCCACGCGGCCTGGACCCATGACTACACCGTCGAGACCACTGTGCCGCCGGCCGCTGTGTGGGCGACGTTGCGCGACCTCCATTCCGGAACGAAGATCGCCGAGACCAGTGACACCATCGTCCTGCAGGGCCCTTTCGCGGTCGGGACCGAACTGCTGGCCACCCCGCACGGCGCCGACTTCTCGATCCGGGGGCTGATCACAGAAGTCGTCGAGGGTGAGACTTTTGCCCTCCGCGCGGCCGTCAACGGCCTGCTCGTCACCGCCCGCCACACCCTCACCCCGCTCGGCCACGGGGGCACCAGGATCACCCACCACTCGGAGATCACCGGACCCAGGGCCGAAACCCTCGGACCGCAGATCGGACCCCGGATCACCGACGACCACCCCCGGGCGATGGAAGACCTCCTCGCCGCCGCGCAAGCCCGATCGGTCTGA